The following coding sequences are from one Carassius gibelio isolate Cgi1373 ecotype wild population from Czech Republic chromosome B7, carGib1.2-hapl.c, whole genome shotgun sequence window:
- the LOC127961992 gene encoding oxysterols receptor LXR-alpha: MSTLSTTDITDVGHGDSLCCASEEGPSAATAEVKQEIVSQTASYGTSHNELNEPLLMEPGDIKMYPTEDTPAPEGHPVKRKKGPAPKMLGNEVCSVCGDKASGFHYNVLSCEGCKGFFRRSVIKGAQYTCKNSGRCEMDMYMRRKCQQCRLRKCREAGMLEQCVLSEEQIRLKKMKKQEEETARTSAVPTPSPAPEMLPLAPEQQEMIEKLVSMQKQCNKRSFLDRPRVTPWPQSQDPLNREVRQQRFAHFTELAIMSVQEIVDFAKQLPGFLELTREDQIALLKTSTIEIMLLETSRRYNPAIESITFLKDFSYNKEDFAKAGLQFEFINPIFEFSKGMNDLHLDEAEYALLIAINIFSADRPNVQDHELVERLQQPYVDALHSYIRIKRPNDHLMFPRMLMKLVSLRTLSSVHSEQVFALRLQDKKLPPLLSEIWDVHE, from the exons ATGTCCACCCTTTCTACGACTGATATCACTGATGTTGGTCATG gggaCTCTCTGTGCTGTGCCAGTGAAGAGGGGCCTTCAGCAGCGACAGCAGAAGTGAAACAGGAGATTGTCAGTCAGACGGCCTCATACGGCACCTCACACAATGAGCTGAACGAACCGCTGCTCATGGAGCCCGGCGACATCAAGATGTACCCCACCGAGGACACACCTGCACCAG aggGTCACCCAGTCAAGAGAAAGAAAGGCCCTGCTCCCAAGATGTTGGGGAATGAGGTGTGTAGCGTATGTGGAGACAAAGCTTCTGGCTTTCATTACAATGTGCTGAGCTGTGAGGGCTGTAAAGGTTTCTTCAGACGCAGCGTCATCAAAGGAGCGCAATACACCTGCAAAAATTCGGGCCGCTGCGAGATGGACATGTACATGCGCCGCAAGTGTCAGCAGTGCCGTCTGCGCAAGTGCAGGGAGGCCGGCATGCTGGAGCAAT GTGTGCTCTCAGAAGAGCAGATCCGactaaaaaagatgaaaaaacagGAAGAGGAGACGGCACGTACCTCTGCAGTCCCAACCCCCAGCCCTGCTCCTGAGATGCTCCCTCTGGCTCCTGAACAGCAGGAGATGATCGAAAAACTGGTGTCCATGCAGAAACAGTGCAACAAACGCTCTTTTCTCGACCGGCCCAGAGTCACT CCTTGGCCACAGAGTCAGGACCCACTTAACCGAGAGGTTCGACAGCAGCGGTTTGCTCATTTCACTGAGCTGGCCATCATGTCCGTGCAGGAGATTGTAGACTTTGCTAAACAGCTGCCTGGCTTCCTGGAGCTCACCCGAGAGGACCAGATCGCCCTGCTGAAGACCTCAACTATAGAG ATCATGCTGCTAGAGACTTCCAGACGTTATAACCCAGCGATAGAGAGCATCACCTTTCTCAAAGACTTCAGTTATAATAAGGAAGATTTTGCCAAAGCAG GGCTGCAATTTGAGTTCATCAACCCCATCTTTGAGTTTTCAAAAGGCATGAATGACCTCCACCTGGATGAGGCGGAGTACGCTTTGCTCATCGCTATCAACATTTTCTCAGCAG ACCGACCGAACGTGCAGGATCATGAGTTAGTGGAAAGACTACAGCAGCCATATGTGGACGCTCTCCACTCTTACATCCGAATAAAACGACCCAAC GATCATCTGATGTTTCCCCGGATGCTGATGAAGCTGGTCAGCCTGCGCACACTGAGCAGCGTCCACTCAGAGCAAGTCTTCGCTCTGCGCCTCCAAGACAAGAAACTCCCACCTCTGCTTTCTGAAATCTGGGATGTCCACGAGTGA
- the cln6a gene encoding ceroid-lipofuscinosis neuronal protein 6a: MRRRPQSAALTSAFLRAGSEKPVSAAAAQSQFHTDLWLCFTLQNWILDFGRPIAMIIMPLEWFPLNKPSVGDYFHMAYNVITPFLLLKLIERSPTALPRSAVYLCIITFVMGASIHLVGDSINHRLILSGYQLHLSVRENPIIKDLKPASLIDSFELLYYYDEHLGHSMWYVPFFLILFLYFTGCFTQVKDEKMPYSGWLLLGPSAVYYWYLITEGQIFVLYVFTFFAMVATVMRQRRMGFVLDSNGRFLFYNFIITLGLVLLWVAYLWNDKVLRKKYPGIIYVPEPWSFYTLHIKGS; encoded by the exons ATGCGGAGAAGACCACAGTCTGCGGCTTTGACATCGGCATTTTTAAG GGCTGGGAGTGAGAAACCCGTTTCTGCAGCTGCAGCACAGTCGCAGTTTCACACAGACCTCTGGCTCTGTTTCACTCTGCAGAACTGGATATTGGACTTTGGGAGGCCAATTGCTATG atcATAATGCCCCTGGAATGGTTTCCTCTAAATAAACCCAGTGTTGGAGATTATTTTCACATGGCATATAATGTCATCACACCATTCCTATTGCTGAAG CTGATTGAGCGGAGTCCCACAGCCCTTCCTCGCTCTGCTGTTTACCTCTGCATCATCACCTTTGTCATGGGAGCTAGCATACACCTGGTAGGAGACTCTATTAACCATCGCCTCATCCTCAGTGGATACCAGCTTCACCTTTCTGTCAGAGAAAACCCCATTATCAAAGATCTGAAGCCTGCCTCACTG ATTGATTCCTTTGAGCTTCTGTATTACTATGATGAGCACTTAGGGCATTCCATGTG GTATGTCCCTTTCTTTCTCATCCTCTTCCTATATTTCACTGGCTGCTTTACACAAGTTAAAGATGAGAAGATGCCTTACTCAGGCTGGCTGCTACTTGGCCCCAGTGCGGTGTACTATTG GTACCTGATTACTGAGGGGCAGATCTTTGTCCTGTATGTCTTCACCTTTTTTGCGATGGTTGCCACTGTGATGCGCCAGAGGCGGATGGGCTTTGTGTTAGACAGCAATGGCCGTTTCCTTTTCTATAACTTCATCATTACTCTGGGATTAGTTCTGCTTTGGGTCGCATATCTGTGGAATGATAAAGTTTTGCGCAAAAAGTATCCTGGTATCATATATGTTCCAGAGCCTTGGTCCTTCTATACCTTACACATCAAAGGCAGTTAA
- the calml4a gene encoding calmodulin-like protein 4a yields the protein MAKFLSQTQIDEFKECFSLYDKKRKGKIEAKDLITVMRCLGTSPTYNEVDRHLQIHKIDKTGELDFSTFLTMMHRQMQQEDPKTEILEAMRMTDKHKKGYILASELRAKLTGLGEKLTDKEVDELFKEANVGRDGLVYYEEFTRMVTLPSVDY from the exons ATG GCAAAATTCTTATCACAAACTCAGATTGATG AGTTCAAAGAATGTTTCTCGCTTTATGACAAGAAGCGAAAGGGGAAGATTGAAGCCAAAGACCTTATTACAGTCATGCGCTGTCTGGGTACAAGTCCCACATATAATGAAGTGGACAGACATCTGCAAATCCACAAAATAG ATAAGACAGGGGAGTTGGATTTTTCTACATTTCTAACCATGATGCATAGACAGATGCAGCAGGAAGATCCTAAGACTGAAATTCTGGAGGCTATGCGCATGACAGATAAACACAAGAAGGGTTACATTCTGGCCTCTGAGCTACGGGCCAAACTCACAGGCTTGGGAGAAAAGCTCACTGATAAAGAAG TGGATGAGCTTTTTAAAGAGGCTAATGTTGGACGTGATGGACTTGTTTATTATGAGGAGTTCACCAGAATGGTCACACTTCCTTCAGTTGACTACTAG
- the tex9 gene encoding testis-expressed protein 9 isoform X2: MCTNNDQFQLKKPQTSRLERPSRPRTQSRSSSAPLKKPPHTDLLAREEEYKRLNAELEAKTAELVREAEKVMRDQNEVLSKPVSSHISIDTDFDFEVSRKAETKRESTSKQPTAMIIRNKNYSAKSSKPNKPGSGNRKNSQKAPQTVVDDVAIPEDFGDFSLAKTISIIEGKVSDDLTEEHSQDDIMPSAGDEMGAEAQIRFLKAKLRVMQEELNRLAYECNKKDDENSTLNNKLKDSEEEKARLQRTTNIQQTQIEKQRALAEESSRRSEGLQQQVAALQKEMESMKRTHKQAASTHSATEVRLNRALEEVERTKTQLNKLKQSSKDLTSQEQQKIETLQTENRKLERQKAELIVGFKKQLKLIDILKRQKMHFEAAKLLSFTEEEFMKALDWGKDGVS, encoded by the exons ATGTGCACCAACAATGATCAATTCCAG ttaaaaaaGCCCCAAACGTCTCGCTTAGAAAGGCCTTCAAGACCCAGAACTCAGAGCAGGTCTTCCTCCGCTCCTTTAAAGAAACCTCCACACACGGACCTCCTAGCCAGAGAAGAAGAATAcaa GCGTCTCAATGCAGAGCTAGAAGCAAAAACAGCAGAACTTGTTCGGGAAGCAGAGAAAGTTATG AGGGATCAAAATGAGGTGCTCTCCAAACCAGTCTCCTCCCACATCTCCATTGATACTGACTTTGATTTTGAAGTTTCTAG GAAGGCAGAGACAAAAAGAGAATCCACGTCTAAGCAGCCCACTGCAATG ATCATAAGAAACAAGAACTACTCCGCAAAATCTTCAAAGCCAAACAagccaggatcaggaaacagaaAGAATTCCCA AAAAGCACCACAGACTGTGGTTGATGATGTTGCTATTCCTGAAGACTTTGGGGATTTCTCACTTGCTAAAACAATCAGCATAATTGAAGGCAAAGTTAGTGATGATCTCACTGAGGAACACTCGCAGGATGACATCATGCCCAGTGCTGGAGATGAGATGGGTGCAG AAGCTCAAATCAGATTTTTGAAGGCTAAACTTCGAGTAATGCAGGAAGAATTGAACAGACTTGCATATGAATGCAACAAGAAG GATGATGAAAACAGCACTTTAAACAATAAACTGAAGGACTCGGAGGAGGAAAAGGCAAGATTGCAGAGGACTACAAATATCCAGCAGACTCAAATTGAGAAACAAAGAGCTTTAGCTGAAGAATCAAGTCGGAGATCTGAAGGTCTGCAACAGCAAGTGGCAGCATTGCAAAAG GAGATGGAAAGCATGAAGAGGACCCACAAGCAGGCAGCCAGTACCCACAGTGCAACAGAGGTGCGgttgaatagagctctggaggAGGTTGAGAGGACTAAAACACAACTCAACAAACTCAAACAAAGCAGTAAG GATTTGACCAGTCAGGAGCAACAAAAGATCGAAACATTACAAACTGAGAACAGAAAACTGGAACGACAGAAGGCTGAGCTCATTGTGGGTTTTAAAAAGCAACTTAAGCTAATAGATATTTTAAAGCGACAGAAG atgcatTTTGAAGCGGCCAAGCTGTTGTCCTTCACTGAAGAGGAGTTCATGAAAGCTCTGGATTGGGGAAAGGATGGAGTGTCATAG
- the tex9 gene encoding testis-expressed protein 9 isoform X1 has protein sequence MADITPRHALPALKKPQTSRLERPSRPRTQSRSSSAPLKKPPHTDLLAREEEYKRLNAELEAKTAELVREAEKVMRDQNEVLSKPVSSHISIDTDFDFEVSRKAETKRESTSKQPTAMIIRNKNYSAKSSKPNKPGSGNRKNSQKAPQTVVDDVAIPEDFGDFSLAKTISIIEGKVSDDLTEEHSQDDIMPSAGDEMGAEAQIRFLKAKLRVMQEELNRLAYECNKKDDENSTLNNKLKDSEEEKARLQRTTNIQQTQIEKQRALAEESSRRSEGLQQQVAALQKEMESMKRTHKQAASTHSATEVRLNRALEEVERTKTQLNKLKQSSKDLTSQEQQKIETLQTENRKLERQKAELIVGFKKQLKLIDILKRQKMHFEAAKLLSFTEEEFMKALDWGKDGVS, from the exons atggcAGACATCACACCCAGACACGCGCTACCTGCT ttaaaaaaGCCCCAAACGTCTCGCTTAGAAAGGCCTTCAAGACCCAGAACTCAGAGCAGGTCTTCCTCCGCTCCTTTAAAGAAACCTCCACACACGGACCTCCTAGCCAGAGAAGAAGAATAcaa GCGTCTCAATGCAGAGCTAGAAGCAAAAACAGCAGAACTTGTTCGGGAAGCAGAGAAAGTTATG AGGGATCAAAATGAGGTGCTCTCCAAACCAGTCTCCTCCCACATCTCCATTGATACTGACTTTGATTTTGAAGTTTCTAG GAAGGCAGAGACAAAAAGAGAATCCACGTCTAAGCAGCCCACTGCAATG ATCATAAGAAACAAGAACTACTCCGCAAAATCTTCAAAGCCAAACAagccaggatcaggaaacagaaAGAATTCCCA AAAAGCACCACAGACTGTGGTTGATGATGTTGCTATTCCTGAAGACTTTGGGGATTTCTCACTTGCTAAAACAATCAGCATAATTGAAGGCAAAGTTAGTGATGATCTCACTGAGGAACACTCGCAGGATGACATCATGCCCAGTGCTGGAGATGAGATGGGTGCAG AAGCTCAAATCAGATTTTTGAAGGCTAAACTTCGAGTAATGCAGGAAGAATTGAACAGACTTGCATATGAATGCAACAAGAAG GATGATGAAAACAGCACTTTAAACAATAAACTGAAGGACTCGGAGGAGGAAAAGGCAAGATTGCAGAGGACTACAAATATCCAGCAGACTCAAATTGAGAAACAAAGAGCTTTAGCTGAAGAATCAAGTCGGAGATCTGAAGGTCTGCAACAGCAAGTGGCAGCATTGCAAAAG GAGATGGAAAGCATGAAGAGGACCCACAAGCAGGCAGCCAGTACCCACAGTGCAACAGAGGTGCGgttgaatagagctctggaggAGGTTGAGAGGACTAAAACACAACTCAACAAACTCAAACAAAGCAGTAAG GATTTGACCAGTCAGGAGCAACAAAAGATCGAAACATTACAAACTGAGAACAGAAAACTGGAACGACAGAAGGCTGAGCTCATTGTGGGTTTTAAAAAGCAACTTAAGCTAATAGATATTTTAAAGCGACAGAAG atgcatTTTGAAGCGGCCAAGCTGTTGTCCTTCACTGAAGAGGAGTTCATGAAAGCTCTGGATTGGGGAAAGGATGGAGTGTCATAG